The segment GCCGCGCCGCCGGACTGCGCCGCCAGCGCGATTTCAGTTATATCCGTCACGTTGGGAGAGAGTTTGGCTATCAGCGGCAGCGGGCAAATTTTTGCGACGGCGGCCACGGTCCGCCTTGTGGCCGCCGCGTCCTGGGAAACCATGCGCCGCACATTGCCGTGCAGGACATTCGGGCAGGACAGATTCAGCTCCAGCGCGTCCGCGCAGCCGCTGCCGGCGACAGCGCGCGCCATGTCCGCAAATTCCGCCGGGCTTGCGGCCGATATGCTTACCGCAACGGCGGTTTTGAGTCTTTTAAGCGCGGGGGCCTTGTTGGCGATGAAATCCGCAAGCCCGCCGTTCTGCAGGCCCACGGAATTGAGCATTCCAGACGCGGTTTCCGCTACCCGCGGCGGCGGGTTGCCGGCGCGCGGCAGCGGCGTGATTGTCTTGGTGACGACCGCGCCCAGCCGGTTTATATCGTAAAACTCCGCGAATTCCAGGCCGCAGCCGAAAGTGCCGGAGGCCGTCATCACCGGGTTTTTCAGCCGCAGGCCGCCGATGTCTACCTGAAGTTGCGCCAATCTACCTCCCCGGCGGCAAATACCGGCCCGTCCTTGCATACGCTTTTATACCCGCCGGAGACGACCGGCACCGGGCAGCACAGGCAGACGCCTATGCCGCAGGCCATTTTTTCCTCCAGCGAGACCCAGCACCGCGCCCCGGCCCGCGCGCAGATTTGCGCCGCGCGCTTTAGCATCCCGTTAGGGCCGCAGGCGAAAACCGCCGTCTGCGGCGCGGCCAGGGCCTCCAGCTGCTCCGTAACAAGGCCGCGGCGCCCGCGGCTGCCGTCCTCGGTGCAGACCATCACCTTCGCCCCCGCCTTGCGGAACCCCCCCGCGCACAGCACGGAGGAGGCCGTCTTTGCGCCTATCAGGGCGGTCATCTCGGTTTTTCCGG is part of the Elusimicrobiales bacterium genome and harbors:
- a CDS encoding dihydroorotate dehydrogenase, giving the protein MAQLQVDIGGLRLKNPVMTASGTFGCGLEFAEFYDINRLGAVVTKTITPLPRAGNPPPRVAETASGMLNSVGLQNGGLADFIANKAPALKRLKTAVAVSISAASPAEFADMARAVAGSGCADALELNLSCPNVLHGNVRRMVSQDAAATRRTVAAVAKICPLPLIAKLSPNVTDITEIALAAQSGGAAAVCVANTIPAMAVDLRSRRPRLANVCGGLSGPAIKPVALKLVWDVARAVEIPVVACGGIMTAEDALEFILCGAAAVEVGTANLVNPRAALDIAQGIAQWMDANKIAALAEIRGKLEAAA
- a CDS encoding dihydroorotate dehydrogenase electron transfer subunit; the encoded protein is MRARDCRLLSNRKAAEGIYLAVLSAPEIAAEAAPGQFVHASLGDGGHMLRRPFSIHGAADGKIEILYRVVGAATLAMSSLRAGATLNLLGPLGKPFPAPRGRALLLCGGMGAAPLAFLARRLAGKTEMTALIGAKTASSVLCAGGFRKAGAKVMVCTEDGSRGRRGLVTEQLEALAAPQTAVFACGPNGMLKRAAQICARAGARCWVSLEEKMACGIGVCLCCPVPVVSGGYKSVCKDGPVFAAGEVDWRNFR